The genome window TAGGGCAGGTGTTTCTCCATTGCGTCCATAAGTTCCGTAGAATCTTCAAACACGTCAGCCTGTAAATAAGTTACATTTTCGGGGAACACTGTTTCGGTGGTCTGGATATCTACACCAAGCACATACCCCTTAGGGCCGACTTTTTTTGCTGAGAACAGAGTCCACGATCCCGGCGCGGCTCCAAGGTCCAAAACCTTTTGACCTGCTTCAAAAATATGAAACCGCTTGTCGATTTCCATAAGCTTATATACTGAACGGGCAGGATAATTTTCCTTTTTCGCCTTTTTGAAGTAATGATCTTGATATTCTTTCATCTTCTCTTTTTTTGTTTAGCTGTCCGGAAAAAAGACTTTTTCCCGAGACTGCGGTATAAGGTGACAGGAAATTAACTTAATACGGCCCGCAAGCCAAGTCTAACACTATGCAACGTCCCCAAAGAATCCGCATTAAAAACGAATCCGGCAAATTTCAATCATTGCCCGACGGGAAGGAATATTTTCAAGACCTCGGCGGAAATGGAGATATACTATTTCTTGGAGTCGGTCCGACCCCGGACCTGTTGCCGAAATTATTTCCCGAGGAATCCTGCTATTACTATATTGAATGTCCTGACTACGAGAAACAGATCCCGACTTCACATGACATCCCTGCAAAATTTATAAAAATCCAGCCGGGCAACACCGACTTTCTATATAATAAAAATTTTCGTCTGATATTATACAAACCTAACAAAAGACTTTTCCCTTCATTCTGGGAACCGATAATATCAAAACTCACACTGAATAAAACCGGAATTAATTCGAATATACAAAGCAAATCCGTCTGGATTCCGGGAGATGACAAATCTCTGCTTGTACCCGAAATATCCCGAGCCTTTGCCCGTGCCGACTTCACATACAGGGTTATCGCACCGGATGCAATGCGCCGGGATCTACTATCCCTTTTGGAACAGGAACGCCCCGAAATTGTTTTCAGTATAAACTTTAACGGACTTGATAATTCGGGTGAAACATTCTTCCTACTCCGTGAAGCAAGAGTTAAAGTTGTCGTCTGGATGGTAGATAACCCTTTCCACATAATCTCAGGCATTAAATCTGCTTATTGGAAAGAAGTCCCCATGCTGATTACAGATGACTGGTTCATTAAGCCGCTCCAGAATCTCGGTGCGGCTAAAGTTGAACACCTTCCTCTTGCAGCCGACCCTGATATTTTCAACCCGGATGTTCGTTCATATCCCGGTCTGAAAGAGCGTATTGTTTTTGCGGGTAGATCAAGCTTCCCCAAGAAAATTAATTTTTTTGCAGGATGTGACTTTTCTCAGGAGGATGAACGCGCTGCAATCTCCGCCATTAATCAAGGCGTTAAACCTGATTTCGAATGGTGGACAAAAAGAGATAAGCTTGCATCATTCTGGCCGGAAAAAAACGTCCGAGCCACAGGATTTAAAGCGGAACAGGCAGGCAAAATATGGCGCACCGAAGCTCTTAAAAATGCGGGTAGCAAACTGACGGTATTCGGAGACGAAGGATGGCGTGAATTGCTTCCTGAAATTGATCTGCGCAAACCGATAGACTATTATACAATTCTGCCGACAATTTACTCAAGTTCTGCCATCGCCTTAAATATGACCAGCCCTCTGCTGCCGAATGGATTAACTCAACGCAATTTCGACGTATGGGCATCAGGTGGTTTTCTACTCACCGACCAAACTCCCGGACTTTCGATCTTCCCCGAAGATTTAGTAAGCGAATGCTCATTTTCCACCCCGGCAGAATTGCCTGAACTTTGTAATAAATTTCTAACCAATCCCCAGCAAAGAATTGCGCTTTCAAAAAAATGGCGTGAAGTTATTCTTAAAGATCATACCTACCAAAACCGCATTATTAATATCCTGAATTTTCTGAACTAAAACATCAAACCTAACTTTAGGCATAAGTATTGCTGTATCTGCTCAAACACTCTTATCAAGGAAGATATGGGAATGCAGAAAATCAAATTACTTTGTTTAATGATTATCGCAATTGCCTGCATAAACGGTTGTGCAGCTTCTATTTTCATTCCGCCACTCCCCGGCCCCACAATGATTCCTTCTGCTTTAGGCTCTATCTATACGGCCTATTCCATCGGGGCAGACGAACGAGGATTCCAGACAATTATAGAAGACGAACTGCTTGAAGCAAACATCCAATCTCAAATTATTCATCAAAAAGATCTCGAATTTCTTGATATCAGCACATATTCATACAACGGTCATGTCTATATAGTAGGCAAATATGATGAAAAAGAAGATTTCAATCATATTCGCAAAATAGTTAAAAAATCGGGAAAAGTGAACTCACTTACAACATTTCTGTTTGCAGAAAAAGAGGACGCTGCCTGTAATGTGGCAGACGACTATATGCTGCAAATGCAGGTTAAAGGAGCTTTACTGAATGATGAGTCTGTGTGGGGAACAAATATCGCTGTGAAATCAGTGCAATGCAATATCGTTCTTTTAGGCAGAGTGGGAAATATTAATGAAATAGCTCGCGCCAGACAGACAGCAGCGCAGGTCGCAGGAGTTGTCTCGATTAAATCTTTTATCAAGCCCAGTAAGCACAATAGATACAACATACACACCAAGCGCGAAGTGGCTCTTAATAAATAATCAACAACTTTCGAGAGACTCGTCCAAGTTATTATTTTCAATCGAATGATCACTTTTTAAATCTAAAAAATGGTTTTCCAGACGCATTTTCACTAACTCCAAATTGCCCTCGGCAATAGCATCTACCACTAGCTGATGCTTCTCAGCCTGCTCAATTAACGCGGGGAATTTCTTTATCTCAGCATCAACCCCCATATATATCCAATAGTCATTTGCGAGTGAATTCCAAGCCCGATGCAAATATTCATTCTCTGCGAAATCAATTATTCTTTTATGAAACTTGACATCATTTTTTAGGATCATGAGTTGATCACCGAATCTTGCACCTTTATACATACCATCAACAATGGAACGCAACTCTTCGATTTTAAGAGAATCTTTTTCGATAGCCCATTTTACAGCAAGCGGCTCCAGTTCAAGTCTTACCTTATAATAATCTTGCAGATCAGCAAGAGACATCACTTTAACCCTTGAGCCTTTATAAGGTTCTGACTCAACAAAGCCACGGGCCTTTAAATCTCTAAGAGCTTCACGCACAGCCCCCTGACTGACTTGTAAATCTCGGGAAATCTTTGTCTCAACGACCCTTTCACCGGGCATAAGCTCACCACTGAGAATTGCTTCAATTATAAACTCAACAACATCATCTCGCAAAACCCGCCGTTTAAACCTGTCCTCGCTATTCATATCGTCACCCCCATAATACAATGAGACCAAATTACAAATACACCACGTAAAGTGGTGCAAATATTAATTTACCTGCACGAACATAGCTTTTTTTATGCAAAATGCAAGAC of Maridesulfovibrio ferrireducens contains these proteins:
- a CDS encoding glycosyltransferase; this translates as MQRPQRIRIKNESGKFQSLPDGKEYFQDLGGNGDILFLGVGPTPDLLPKLFPEESCYYYIECPDYEKQIPTSHDIPAKFIKIQPGNTDFLYNKNFRLILYKPNKRLFPSFWEPIISKLTLNKTGINSNIQSKSVWIPGDDKSLLVPEISRAFARADFTYRVIAPDAMRRDLLSLLEQERPEIVFSINFNGLDNSGETFFLLREARVKVVVWMVDNPFHIISGIKSAYWKEVPMLITDDWFIKPLQNLGAAKVEHLPLAADPDIFNPDVRSYPGLKERIVFAGRSSFPKKINFFAGCDFSQEDERAAISAINQGVKPDFEWWTKRDKLASFWPEKNVRATGFKAEQAGKIWRTEALKNAGSKLTVFGDEGWRELLPEIDLRKPIDYYTILPTIYSSSAIALNMTSPLLPNGLTQRNFDVWASGGFLLTDQTPGLSIFPEDLVSECSFSTPAELPELCNKFLTNPQQRIALSKKWREVILKDHTYQNRIINILNFLN
- a CDS encoding BON domain-containing protein, whose product is MQKIKLLCLMIIAIACINGCAASIFIPPLPGPTMIPSALGSIYTAYSIGADERGFQTIIEDELLEANIQSQIIHQKDLEFLDISTYSYNGHVYIVGKYDEKEDFNHIRKIVKKSGKVNSLTTFLFAEKEDAACNVADDYMLQMQVKGALLNDESVWGTNIAVKSVQCNIVLLGRVGNINEIARARQTAAQVAGVVSIKSFIKPSKHNRYNIHTKREVALNK
- a CDS encoding GntR family transcriptional regulator, whose translation is MNSEDRFKRRVLRDDVVEFIIEAILSGELMPGERVVETKISRDLQVSQGAVREALRDLKARGFVESEPYKGSRVKVMSLADLQDYYKVRLELEPLAVKWAIEKDSLKIEELRSIVDGMYKGARFGDQLMILKNDVKFHKRIIDFAENEYLHRAWNSLANDYWIYMGVDAEIKKFPALIEQAEKHQLVVDAIAEGNLELVKMRLENHFLDLKSDHSIENNNLDESLESC
- a CDS encoding RlmE family RNA methyltransferase — translated: MKEYQDHYFKKAKKENYPARSVYKLMEIDKRFHIFEAGQKVLDLGAAPGSWTLFSAKKVGPKGYVLGVDIQTTETVFPENVTYLQADVFEDSTELMDAMEKHLPYDLIISDMAPKTIGVRFADQVNSLELCERARDLIPRRLKKGGHFVVKIFDSADVRAYTDSLRKMFGKVKNFKPKSSREESMELFIVALGFRGIEG